The following nucleotide sequence is from Vitis vinifera cultivar Pinot Noir 40024 chromosome 14, ASM3070453v1.
GACGAAACCAACAAAATTGATGAAGACATATTAGCAATGCTCCTCAGTCGACTCCCAAAACATAATCAATGATACCTTAGTTCACAGGTGAAGCAATCGAGACTAATCGGTGCAATGCAACCAACAATTTCAAATAAGCGAAGTGCAAAGCACCTCTCAACCCACACCCAAATCTGTCAACAAACCAAATTTTAATTCTCTTGTGGTATATTGCagacttttcaaattttttgattcAAACAATGAACAAAAGCACATGAAAATTTTCGAATTCAAGTTGTTGCATTGCTATCCCAGttcccaaaattaatttttaatattttagctctaaaaaggttatatatatatatacattggTTGAGAGAAGAGGAGTTGTTACAATGTGAAAGAGGTattgttgaaattattgaaagaaTCAACTAGCTGATAGGGTCTCCCACATCTAAAGGTCtctatttttcatcaagttatTCTGCTGCAATGGTTTTGACCACCTCCTACACAATCTATCAGGTTAATTGCTTCACACCAACAATCGCCGGCCGCaacttaaattaataattataagagCTGCCATGTTATAAGACTGGTTCTACTTATGTTCATTCTAACTTGCTGCTTAAGAAACTATCTTAACTAATCAAGCTGCACAAGAGCTTTAATTGGCCATTCAAATTTATGGAGCTGTGAAACTGTCCTCGCAAATAATCCACAGAAAAAACTCTATTTCAAGCTAGTCATGAACCTGAAACTGTTATTAGTGGTAATATGGAATTTAAGAGATTTTTTACAGTAACCATAGCATTGCTCAAACTCAAATAGTAGTTGTATTCTACAAAACAGGTCAAAGAAggagaaattatgaaaaaatatatatatatatatcaaaagcatgCTTGAGCATTGAAATATATACTACTGCTAGCTGGCTCATGTTTAACTTCTCATAGTATATAGGAATGAGACCAGTTCCACAGCAAGTGGCCTATAGAAAAAGTAGTTTCTTGTTTGAAAGAAATACCCTGGCCGGCCTGACCCtgtccttattttattttctaaaaagtcAAAACTTATTAAACTGTACATTTTTTATATGCGGAGACCAGGTAGCTAGGTCATTGGGATACGAGGATACAATATCAATGGATATTGATGAACTCCTCTAATATTTCTTTTACTCTAGTATTGAAACATTAGAGAAGTTAACTGGTTATCAAAGAACTCCTCATCCACCTCCCTTGTTAGCACTTAACAACAAAATTGAAACTTACTGCAccatatttaattaattcattcatatttaagTTTGTGGCGTTTATGGACACTGGTCTATATGTAAATGATCATAAGTCATGCATGCCCGTCTCTTGCAATTTCAGATTTTCTAATCTCTCAACATAAGTGGTATGGAACACAAGTTTTACATTTGGCTAAGACTGAAGtggttttctaaataaaatatttaaatggtTATAGAAGTTAATGGGCTAAGACAAACTTTGAGGACTTGGTACTTTAGATCATTTGGCTTTTACTTGGAtttcaataaataatacaaGACTATTTCAAAGCTCAAACATCTCATAGATTCTTCAGCTATAAATAGACAGCCAACCCTCATAACGAATCCACAGCAAAAACAAACTCTAGCCACCATAGCAGTTCATTGCGCTAGTAAATTCCTTGCTCTTTCCTCAAAGAAGGATTGCTTGAGAATACATTGCATAAACATGAAGAAGATGGTCATTAACACCCTCGCATGCATTGCACTCTCGGCTATGTCATTTTTCCTTGCCTCTGCCTCCGATCCTAGTCCTCTTCAGGACTTTTGTGTGGCTGTTAATGACACAAAGACCACTGGTATGATATTAATGTTTTTTCTCTAGTCTTGTTCCCTTGATGATTAGATTTATTCTCTTTATCTATATATCAATGATTTCATGGCAGCACGGCCTAATGCGTTTATGGCTTTGCAGTGTTTGTTAATGGGAAAGTCTGCAAGGATCCAAAGGTTGCGACAGCAAATGATTTCTTCTTTTCAGGGCTTCGGGTTCCTGGAAATACCTCAAACAAAGTTGGGTCAATGGTCACACCGGCAAATGTGGCTCAGATACCCGGACTCAACACCCTTGGCATTTCCCTAGCTCGTGTTGATTATGCCCCTTATGGTCTCAATCCTCCCCACACCCACCCCCGTGCCACAGAGATACTGACCGTCCTGGAGGGAACACTTTATGTAGGCTTCGTGACCTCTAATCCTGACAACCGCCTCATCTCCAAGGTCCTTTACAAAGGAGACGTTTTCGTCTTCCCAGAGGGTCTCATTCACTTCCAGCTCAATGTGGGAAAAACAAAAGCAGTCGCCATTGCTGCATTGAGTAGCCAGAACCCTGGCGTGATCACCATTGCCAATGCGGTATTTGGCTCAAAGCCAGCAATTTCAGCTGATGTTCTTACAAAGGCCTTCCAAGTGGACAAGAAGGTGGTTGACTATCTTCAATCTCAGTTCTAGACTGACAACCGCGCCGACTATAATGACTCACCTATTCACATCTTGCTATTCATAAGATTAGATATCACTTATATGTATTCATTTCTGAAATGTGTGACAATCATTTCTTTTCATatcctaataaaatgaagctgttTTTCATATACATACAATGTCTGAATTTCCTTGAGTACAATTACTTCATAGCCGTTGCTGCAAAACTGGCAAGGTACTTGTGTCCATTCCTATGTCATAAgcattggtgttttttcttttctttctttttaatttatttttcagattACGGAAGGTAAGCTTTTGTGGCACTTGATAATTTAATATGGCAATTAGGCTTAGTTCAGAGACAAAGTTGAGGTCAAATCTCTCTAGTTTGGTAAATCCATCCGAAGAGTTCATACATAAactacattttttaatattaatgcaAATTGTTGGCCCATTATACAATATAGGATCACTTATAGCAGGCATGCCCGAGTGCCTCTCATCAATAAAATTGCTAAAAGTTCAAACActagcatatatatatacaagccgAACTCATTTAAATTCCCCATAATATGTACTATATATCCCTCCaaactttttttctatttcttaattatatattcCAACTTCTGCTTTTCTATGTGAACAAGATGATGATGTTGAAACTGTAGAAACAATGCAGCATCAAAGAGAATAGGAATATTCTGTAGAATTGTATTAACAGGTAAGCATAAATTTATATGCACAAGTTAATGCAGATATATACCAAAGGATTGAATAGTATGTACCAGATCAGTGGAGTGATATTGGGAGAGAATCTGGTCCATGACCATAGGCATAATGTGCGGGTCAAGTATCATTAACTGATATTCTCCTTTTTTATACCCCCGTAAGATGGAGCATCGAAGATACTCTAAAACACCTGATAAGGGAGAATCATTTGATTCTCCATAAGATTTGCTGTATAGAATAAATAACAACAATGTGATCCTATAAAATAGGAAAGGTTTGAAATACAAATATTGAAAACATATCTAGATATATTTACAGCTATACATTCGGATTTTATGGAACTGAATTGGGATATAGCAAATCTGATGGAGAATCAAATGATTCTCCCTTATCACCCCCTTGCAAGGTGAGTGTGGGAGAAGGGATAACGTTGAGCTTGCTTTGGAAAAGAAAGAACTGAGGCTTGGTGACACCTTTGGTCAATGAATCAGCAAGCTGTAGATGTGAAAGGATAAAATCAACTTTCAAAGTGCCATTAGCAACAAGTTCACGAACAAAGTGGTAGTCGATCGCAATGTGTTTTGAGCGAGGGCGAGTAATCAGATTGACTGCCATAAAAATTTCACTTTGATTGTCACAAAGAATTTTAGGTGTTGTTGAGAGTGTAATATGGAGGTCCCGAAGTAGTTGAACAGTCCAGGCAATATCAGCAATGGCAATAGCTAAAGAGCAATATTCTGCTTCGACACTTGATTGAGAGACAATGCTTTGCTTCTTAGAGGACCAAGAAACCAAATTGGTACAAAAAAAATAGCGTAGCCAGTGGCCAGTAGCCAGTAGTGGAACAACGTGTATCAGGACAgcctgcccaatctgcatcagAGTAAGCAAGAATATCATGAGTGGATTGTTGATGGAGTTGAAGTCCATGATGAGGAGTGCCTTTGACATAGCGCAAAATGCGCTTGAGAGCATGAAAGTGGTCCTCAGTGGGAGCATGCATGAATTGGCAAATAAATTCACACTAAAGGAGAGATCCGACCTGGTGATGGTCAAGTATTGAAGAGCACCTGCAAGTGAACGAAACGTAGTAGGATCAGAGAACAATTTTCCTTCAGTTGAGAGATGTTGACCGACAAAACAGGGTGTAGAAATAGGATTTGCATCAATCATGGAAGCACGTTACAACAGATCAAGGGCATACTTCGTTTGATTGAGAAACAAACCTTTCTCATTAGCTTGCACTTCAACACCGAGGAAATAATGAAGATCACCTAAATCCTTCATGGAGAATTCCTTGGAAAGCCGAGTAATGAGGGTTTGAACCATAGAAGAATTACTTCTAGTTATGaccatgtcatcaacataaagaagTAAATAAACAGTTCCAACCGAGGAGTGATAGACAAATAATGAAGAATCAGCCTGACTGGAAAGAAATCCAAGTTTGAGCAAAAAAAGAGCTAAAACGATGAAACCAAGCTCGATGAGCTTGTTTCAACCCATAAAGAGCCCTCTTCAGGCGATAAACATGTTGAGGGAACTCTAGATCTGTGTAACTAGGTGGTTGTTCCATATACACCCTCTTCATTGAGAAAACCATGTAGAAAGGCGTTTTTAACATCTAGCTGATGTAAACACCATCCAAAAGTACAACCAATGACAAAATAATTTTGACTGTAGCAAGGCGCACTACAGGACTAAATGTGTCACCAAAGTCAAGACCATGAATCTGAGAAAATCCTTGAGCCACAAGACGTGCCTTGTGATGCTTAATGGATCCATCCGATTgaagtttggttttgaaaatcCAATGACAGCCCACTACATTGTGATTGTTAAGACGAGGTACAAGAACCCACATATCATTTGTCTTCAAAGCTTGAATCTCATCATCCATAGCCGAGAGCCATTCAGGGTGTTTTGTAGCAGACTTAAAACCCCAAGGTTCTTTGAGAGCAAGAAGTGCTTGAAAAGTTT
It contains:
- the LOC100265074 gene encoding putative germin-like protein 2-1, encoding MKKMVINTLACIALSAMSFFLASASDPSPLQDFCVAVNDTKTTVFVNGKVCKDPKVATANDFFFSGLRVPGNTSNKVGSMVTPANVAQIPGLNTLGISLARVDYAPYGLNPPHTHPRATEILTVLEGTLYVGFVTSNPDNRLISKVLYKGDVFVFPEGLIHFQLNVGKTKAVAIAALSSQNPGVITIANAVFGSKPAISADVLTKAFQVDKKVVDYLQSQF